A genomic window from Streptomyces mirabilis includes:
- the pssA gene encoding CDP-diacylglycerol--serine O-phosphatidyltransferase — MPEADEVDDEEEMPLSLRLSIADTLTLGNATCGFMAVYFTTTGILIPHLTGSQESGMARHSAATAVILMLCAAVFDLFDGLVARKLRSSPMGAELDNLSDLISFGLAPAYFVLVYGMVADDAHQRVAALGAIVVLLAVVLRLARFSCVTVKDGTFQGMPSPFGALTVVSIVLLELPFAATLMAILGTAWLMVSRVEYPKPRGRLAVAMLAWIVLSMGLLAAWAFDAPSGQLLLQTGCALQLVMGAVIPLFATARRVNNFRDNRREARAAQLP, encoded by the coding sequence GTGCCGGAGGCCGACGAGGTGGACGACGAGGAGGAAATGCCCCTCTCTCTCCGCCTCTCAATAGCGGACACCCTCACGCTCGGCAACGCCACGTGCGGCTTCATGGCGGTGTACTTCACCACCACGGGCATTCTGATCCCGCACCTCACCGGCAGCCAGGAGTCGGGCATGGCGCGCCACAGCGCCGCCACGGCCGTCATCCTGATGCTCTGCGCCGCGGTCTTCGACCTCTTCGACGGCCTCGTCGCCCGCAAGCTGCGCTCCTCCCCCATGGGCGCGGAACTGGACAACCTGTCGGACCTGATCAGCTTCGGTCTGGCGCCCGCGTACTTCGTCCTCGTCTACGGCATGGTCGCGGACGACGCGCATCAGAGAGTGGCGGCGCTCGGCGCGATCGTGGTGTTGCTCGCGGTCGTCCTCCGCCTCGCCCGCTTCTCCTGCGTCACGGTGAAGGACGGCACGTTCCAGGGCATGCCGTCGCCGTTCGGAGCACTGACGGTGGTCTCGATCGTGCTCCTGGAGCTGCCCTTCGCGGCGACGCTGATGGCGATCCTCGGCACGGCGTGGCTGATGGTGAGCCGGGTGGAGTACCCGAAGCCGCGGGGCCGCCTCGCGGTGGCGATGCTCGCCTGGATCGTCCTGTCCATGGGTCTGCTGGCGGCGTGGGCCTTCGACGCACCCAGCGGTCAGCTCCTGCTCCAGACCGGCTGTGCGCTGCAGCTCGTCATGGGCGCGGTGATTCCGCTGTTCGCGACGGCTCGGCGGGTGAACAACTTCCGCGACAACCGGCGTGAGGCACGGGCGGCGCAGCTGCCGTAG